In Stieleria varia, one genomic interval encodes:
- a CDS encoding sulfatase family protein, with translation MNPPNIVFIITDQQRYDTIAALGYPHMDTPHLDRLVREGVSFDQCHVTAASCAAARASLFKGYHPHTTGILKNADRWRHSWIERLNAAGYYCTNIGKMHTWPYLTELGFHERFVVENKDRFLEGRYFFDEWDKALRFRGLVKQQRELYRLRDDYQNALGAFDWLLPEDTHPDVFVGDMACWWLDSTPKKDRLFLQIGFPGPHPPYDPIPRYAQPYLDKDLPLLPVTDSELESLPPALKELRVHNSEIDHDSVLMNLHPTQQQRHRQRAYYLANVTMIDEKVGQIMQSLERNGYLENTIVIFTSDHGDCLSDHGQSQKWTMYEQITRVPMIVWAPDRFRGGRHVDALVQQMDLGPTILQWAGIEVPEDMEAVSLAGAFDGDGSDFVGREFVYCEQVQDAVLTGCKFMTMVRDKTHKLVHFLDEPDGQLFDLIADPEELTNLWDNPAASEHKERLLAELREWRIRSGVQTKDWCQDWR, from the coding sequence ATGAATCCCCCCAATATCGTTTTCATCATCACGGACCAGCAGCGTTACGACACGATCGCGGCGTTGGGTTACCCGCACATGGACACTCCTCATCTGGACCGCTTGGTTCGCGAGGGCGTCTCGTTTGATCAATGCCATGTCACTGCGGCTTCGTGTGCCGCGGCGCGGGCGAGTCTGTTCAAGGGCTACCATCCGCACACCACGGGGATCCTCAAGAATGCGGATCGCTGGCGTCACAGTTGGATCGAGCGGCTCAATGCAGCGGGCTACTACTGCACCAACATCGGCAAGATGCATACTTGGCCCTATTTGACCGAACTGGGATTTCATGAACGCTTTGTGGTCGAGAACAAAGACCGTTTCCTGGAGGGCCGGTACTTCTTTGACGAGTGGGACAAGGCGTTGCGTTTCCGTGGACTGGTCAAGCAACAACGCGAACTGTATCGGTTACGGGACGATTATCAGAACGCATTGGGTGCGTTCGATTGGCTGCTGCCGGAAGACACACATCCGGATGTCTTTGTCGGCGACATGGCATGTTGGTGGCTGGACTCGACACCCAAGAAAGACCGCCTGTTCTTGCAGATCGGATTTCCCGGACCGCATCCTCCGTACGATCCGATTCCTCGCTATGCGCAGCCGTATCTCGACAAGGACTTGCCGCTGTTGCCGGTGACCGACAGTGAACTTGAGTCGTTGCCGCCAGCACTGAAAGAGCTACGTGTACACAATTCAGAGATCGACCACGATTCGGTGCTGATGAATCTGCATCCGACGCAGCAGCAGCGGCACCGACAGCGCGCGTACTATTTGGCCAACGTCACGATGATCGATGAAAAAGTAGGCCAGATCATGCAGTCGCTGGAGCGAAACGGGTATCTCGAGAACACCATCGTGATCTTCACCAGCGACCACGGTGACTGTTTGAGTGATCACGGGCAAAGTCAAAAGTGGACGATGTACGAGCAGATCACTCGCGTGCCGATGATCGTTTGGGCGCCCGATCGTTTTCGTGGCGGGCGACATGTTGACGCGTTGGTTCAACAAATGGATCTGGGGCCGACCATCTTGCAGTGGGCAGGGATCGAAGTGCCCGAGGACATGGAAGCCGTTTCGCTGGCGGGGGCGTTTGATGGGGACGGCAGCGACTTTGTCGGACGAGAATTTGTGTACTGTGAACAGGTCCAGGATGCGGTGCTGACGGGATGCAAGTTCATGACGATGGTACGGGACAAGACGCACAAACTGGTGCACTTTTTGGACGAGCCGGACGGGCAACTCTTTGACCTGATCGCCGATCCAGAGGAGCTGACCAACCTGTGGGACAATCCGGCAGCGTCGGAACACAAGGAACGCTTGCTAGCGGAGCTGAGAGAATGGCGGATTCGCAGCGGTGTCCAAACCAAGGATTGGTGCCAAGATTGGCGTTAA
- the lpxD gene encoding UDP-3-O-(3-hydroxymyristoyl)glucosamine N-acyltransferase: protein MIQLQELAWLVGGQLLGDGEVQCVGANPPDIAGENEITMIDDVSKSGMLQSTKAIAVVTPAVLSDCELIQVVVPDVHQAFTTIVSQYRPPVRRGLPGVGVDSSARIAPTARIHPTATVCAGAKIGQRTIIMPGVVILPHCSIGDDCTIHASVTLYEYTEIGDRVTVHAGTVLGANGFGYRQINGRHVSTAQLGFVRIGSDVEIGAAVTIDRGTYGATSIGEGTKIDNQVMIAHNCQIGRHNLLCSQVGIAGSCRTGDYVILAGQVGLKDHITLGDHTIVGAQAGVMDDCKGNEVYLGSPATSQREQMQIMAVQRRLPEMRREIKALRRELEMLTRQPKATIDINSKNRKAA from the coding sequence ATGATTCAGCTTCAGGAACTTGCATGGCTCGTGGGAGGGCAGTTGTTGGGCGACGGTGAAGTCCAATGTGTCGGAGCGAATCCTCCGGACATTGCCGGAGAAAACGAGATCACGATGATCGACGATGTCTCCAAATCGGGCATGCTCCAGAGCACCAAGGCGATCGCGGTGGTCACGCCGGCAGTTCTGTCGGACTGCGAGTTGATTCAAGTCGTGGTTCCGGACGTTCATCAAGCTTTCACGACGATCGTTTCGCAATATCGGCCCCCTGTTCGACGTGGCTTGCCCGGCGTCGGAGTCGATTCATCGGCCCGAATCGCACCCACGGCTCGAATTCATCCCACGGCGACCGTTTGCGCGGGCGCAAAGATCGGGCAACGCACCATCATCATGCCCGGCGTTGTGATCTTGCCCCATTGCAGCATCGGCGACGACTGTACGATCCACGCATCGGTGACGCTCTACGAATACACAGAAATCGGTGATCGCGTGACCGTTCACGCAGGCACCGTTCTGGGTGCCAATGGTTTTGGTTATCGACAAATCAACGGTCGCCATGTTTCGACCGCCCAACTGGGCTTTGTCAGAATCGGAAGTGATGTCGAGATCGGCGCCGCCGTGACGATCGACCGAGGGACATACGGTGCGACGAGCATCGGCGAAGGAACCAAGATCGACAATCAAGTCATGATCGCCCACAACTGTCAGATCGGCCGCCACAACCTGTTGTGCAGCCAAGTGGGAATCGCAGGCAGTTGCCGAACCGGCGACTACGTCATCCTTGCCGGCCAAGTCGGCTTGAAGGACCACATCACTTTGGGCGACCACACCATCGTCGGTGCCCAAGCCGGTGTGATGGACGACTGTAAGGGCAACGAAGTCTACTTGGGGTCACCCGCGACATCGCAACGCGAACAGATGCAGATCATGGCGGTGCAACGCCGCTTGCCCGAGATGCGTCGAGAAATCAAAGCCCTACGTCGCGAACTGGAAATGCTGACGCGACAGCCGAAGGCAACGATCGACATCAACTCCAAGAATCGCAAGGCGGCATGA
- a CDS encoding c-type heme family protein yields MKPRLLLGLFFLTVVALAIAGAQDDPSTNAPSSNQTNGLPDASEARMRAKMLHELVRGTLQIMHRDFFDEENAHAIPSASLEDVFHEMAEGYDVRMKWLVVNTDVVNIDHVAKTEFEKSAVQSLAAGKPYAERIDGDQYSYAGPIRLGSQCLKCHVKRRNSNEDRTAGLIITMPLNPRQDRTDAGFTPE; encoded by the coding sequence ATGAAACCACGACTCCTACTCGGCCTCTTTTTCCTGACCGTCGTTGCGCTTGCGATCGCTGGTGCACAAGACGATCCGTCGACCAATGCACCGAGTTCCAATCAGACGAATGGGCTGCCAGACGCATCCGAAGCTCGAATGCGTGCCAAGATGTTGCACGAGCTGGTGCGTGGGACGCTCCAGATCATGCATCGTGATTTTTTTGACGAAGAGAACGCCCACGCAATTCCGTCTGCTTCCCTCGAAGACGTCTTTCACGAGATGGCAGAGGGCTATGACGTGCGGATGAAGTGGTTGGTCGTCAATACGGACGTGGTCAATATCGACCATGTTGCAAAAACGGAGTTTGAAAAGTCAGCTGTGCAGTCACTTGCCGCTGGGAAACCTTATGCCGAGCGCATCGATGGGGACCAATATTCCTACGCCGGCCCGATACGACTTGGTTCGCAATGTCTGAAGTGCCATGTCAAGCGTCGCAACAGCAATGAAGACCGCACGGCGGGCCTCATCATCACGATGCCGTTGAATCCGCGTCAGGATCGAACCGACGCTGGGTTCACGCCCGAGTGA
- a CDS encoding LpxI family protein: protein MNTGGIKTGGIKTGGGYRSSLWSQWFAPQSSQPDALPPIGLIAGWGSFPVEVACEIIQSGRGVVCIAIRDHASKDLESICDHVKWSGVGKIGAHLHYFRRRGVEQVTMAGKLFKADLLFSGSVWLKHCPDWQAIRTFAPCLLGRNRDARDDSLLLAVTQTYLRSGMEICPATDFAPELLVKPGSIAGRQPNAKQQRDIEFGWQIAKQMGGMDIGQSVTVKDGAVLAVEAVEGTDECIRRTGQLCRKGGWTLVKVSKPNQDMRFDVPTIGPQTIQNVCDAGGSVIAIEADKTILVEREETLRLAAAAGISIVALSAESLSDKLAA, encoded by the coding sequence ATGAACACTGGTGGCATCAAAACCGGCGGCATCAAAACTGGCGGCGGTTATCGGAGCTCGCTGTGGTCTCAGTGGTTCGCCCCGCAGTCATCCCAGCCCGACGCATTGCCCCCCATCGGTTTGATCGCCGGTTGGGGCAGTTTTCCCGTCGAGGTCGCGTGCGAAATCATCCAAAGCGGTCGCGGCGTCGTCTGCATCGCGATCCGGGACCACGCCAGCAAGGATCTGGAATCAATTTGCGACCATGTCAAATGGTCAGGCGTCGGCAAGATCGGTGCTCACCTGCACTACTTTCGCCGACGCGGGGTCGAGCAAGTCACGATGGCGGGCAAGCTGTTCAAAGCCGACCTGCTGTTCTCCGGATCCGTCTGGTTGAAACACTGCCCCGATTGGCAAGCCATCCGGACCTTTGCACCCTGCTTGCTCGGTCGCAATCGCGATGCGCGTGACGACAGTCTGCTGCTCGCGGTCACCCAAACCTATCTGCGCAGCGGCATGGAAATATGCCCTGCCACCGATTTCGCTCCGGAGCTACTCGTGAAACCAGGTTCCATCGCTGGTCGCCAGCCCAACGCCAAGCAACAACGTGACATCGAATTTGGTTGGCAAATCGCCAAGCAAATGGGTGGCATGGATATCGGTCAAAGCGTCACCGTCAAGGACGGTGCGGTGCTGGCGGTGGAAGCCGTCGAGGGGACCGACGAGTGCATCCGTCGGACCGGACAACTGTGCCGCAAAGGTGGATGGACGCTCGTGAAAGTGAGCAAGCCGAATCAAGACATGCGATTCGATGTTCCCACCATCGGTCCTCAAACGATCCAAAATGTGTGCGACGCCGGAGGATCGGTCATCGCAATCGAAGCCGACAAGACGATCCTCGTGGAGCGAGAAGAAACTCTACGCCTGGCCGCAGCAGCGGGCATCAGCATCGTCGCACTCTCGGCGGAAAGCCTGTCAGACAAGTTGGCTGCATAG